From the genome of Nicotiana sylvestris chromosome 1, ASM39365v2, whole genome shotgun sequence:
CCCCATATTGTTGCCTGTAGCCAGCTTTTCCGATATTCTTTGCGTTGCTCAAGGCCCGGTCAACAGAATGAAAAGTTTAcccgaaaagaagaaaagatcaATCACgctaatttttatatatttgtaGATCTAACAAAACGTTTTGTTTATTAATTAGTAAGCCGGAAAGGAGTCTAAGCGGGCAGAAGCCTCTGCAGAAACCCATCAATTTGACCAGCGCTGCGGCGAGGAAGTTCTTGATCTTGTCTTCCAATGGCAAATAAGCTCAGGTAATAATTCAGTTTTCAATTTGTTTTTGCAATCAGTAAGACGTCTATGGTGTACATATGTACTCCAAATATTTTTTGCACTTACATACAAACATAGGTGCAAATAAACACACGAATTTGGAATATGTGCAAATTTAGCTCGGTTAAAAAGGTGGTGGAAGAAACTCCCAATGAGTGCATGTTTCCGTCAATAACGCCATCAAAATTTTCGTATTTTAAATAGTGATAGGACAAATTTTTTTTATGATTGAAGATTGGCATTGTCTTTTAGAACATCAgactgaaatgaaaaagaaaagaaaaaaatatatatatctgtgACTCATAATTTAGTTGGCTGCATCAGCTGCCACAAATTTGAATGGTGAATTCATTCGCATCTGTAAAATCAATACTAGTATATAATCTTTGGTTTGTTCTTTTTTGTGGTGCCAGGTTGGAGGGTAAAGTAGCTGTAATAACTGGTGCTGCAAGTGGCATTGGTGAAACAACTGCAAGATTGTTCGTGGAACATGGGGCGCGTGTAGTCATTGCTGACATTCAAGATGAACTTGGCCATCAAGTAGTGGCTTCAATCGGGACCGACAAGGCCAGTTACCGCCACTGCGACGTCACTGACGAGAAACAAGTTGAGGACACTGTTGTCTACGCTGTCGAAAAATACGGTACCCTTGATATCATGTTCAGCAATGCCGGCACCCTTGGCACTCTCGGTACCATTCTCGACATGGATATGACGGTATTCGATAGAACAATGGCTATTAACGCAAGAGGATCGGCGTTAGCCGTCAAGCACGCAGCTAGAGTCATGGTAACTAAAAAAATCCAAGGCTCCATCATATGCACGGCCAGCTTAGAGGCTATTTTAGCGGGTGCAGCTCCGTTAGCCTACGTGGCATCGAAACACGCCATCCTAGGCGTGGTGAAAGCGGCTGCGCGTGAGCTGGGACAACATGGAATTAGGGTGAATTGTGTATCGCCTTATGGCATTGCGACGCCAATGGTATGCAAAACGTTCGGCGGGGATGCCGCCCCTATTGAAGCTTCAATATCTGGAAATGCTAACTTGAAAGGTATTACATTGAGCACAAAGCATATTGCAGAAGCAGCACTTTTCTTGGCGTCGGATGAGTCGGCTTACGTTAGTGCTCATAATTTGGCTGTCGATGGTGGCCTAAGTTCTATTATGAAGCTAGATTAAATCCTCCTCTAAATTCATGTACAATACTGCTATTCCCTCCCAAGATCTTTTTTAGTTGTTATAGTCACTAAAGGCTCATTTGTTTTTATCAAGATTAAGATATTTGGATTCGAATATACATTTTAATATTAAAGTGTTGCATCtaaatatgaaagttgaacaattaAAACGGTATTTTTTCTCAATAtctaaaattataattatttgGTGATTGCCAGGAGTGCTTCGCCAAATTTAAAGTTTAAACGATGATCCTAAAAGGATCCATCCAACATAATTGGGCAGTAAATTTGGTTTGCCTGTCCCGTCAAATATTGAACAGGACAAAAACAAAAGCCTCGATATTTTATTCAATTGAACATCCAAGCACATGTATGTTGGAAATTTACATTTAACTCAGTGACTGtcaatttcttttgttttaagtAAGCATGACATTTCATCCCCACTGAAATGTTGTTTGTATCTTTTATGATTTTGGCTGtcaattttttcttgattaattTGTTACACgtttaataaaatttaaatatttaatggTATCACTGTGACACTACGTGAGCGATACTGTTTTGCGTCGTTCTCAGTTTTTATATTAAATACAACTAAAATAAATTCACAAAACAAGTCCAACAATATGGTCACCGGACTCAACACCTGCATGGGTGCTTTAACTCTGCAATTAAATGATTATTTGGAGAGAAAAAGTCCAAAATATGATACCAAGAGCATGTTTGGATTGACttgttttaagtgcttttaagtcTAAATAATCGCTTTTAAGCTATTTTGTAGTATTTGGGTAAAGtaaaaaaaagtgtttttaagcacttatttttaaattaaaatgataaaaacaagTTAAAAGCTAAAAGTTAGAATTTCTAACTTATGGCTTAAAAACTATTTTGACTTAAAAATTACTTAAAACAAGCCCATCCAAACGAGctctaagtatttatttattatttatttatctcTTCAGTTCTTTTTATCTACCGCTTTAGAAAAAATTTACTGCTTCATCCGTCCCATTTTAATTGTTGTTTCAGTTCAAAAAATTTATCCCAAAATAATTGTCACTTTAGAATTTCAAGACTAGATTTGTTAATTGTTTCCAACTATACCCTTAATATTAAAGAATCTCAATAAGCATTTAATTAATAGGAATAACTTAGTAAACTATATCTTGCTTTTTTAAATAAACGTAAAAAGAGTTCAAGCGACAGTCAAAATGAGAAGAGGGAAGTACTAATAATTAGGGGCGGACACACCCTTTTCCATGACACAGCTTGGTCCATAATTTTATTAAATGTAcatagagaaaagaagaaattattcAGAATAAATGACATTACTTATCATTATAGTGATTTATTCTTGTATTCATTTTTTCAAACATTGACATCACTTGTAAAAATAATTCTGCCTACGTCACTGCTAATAATACTATGCAAGTCTCAATTTTTGCGCAAAAGATCCTTGGATGTAATAGAGAGTATAGCTTTCATGAGTAGCTTCAACGGTTTTCTCTTCTTCTAATATTTGGTATTCGTAACCTACTtattcccctcccccccccccccacaaaaaaAAATAACCTACTTGTTTAATCCAAAAATAGATTTCTCGGTCAAAGTCAATATCAAGAAGAAATCggattactgataatcaaaatTTACTTCACTTTCTCAGTAATTCGAAGAATAAGACAAATAATAAGAATAATTGACAaggaaagaaaattcaaagtagaTTGTGTAGGCATGTAAAATTTAAAATTTCGATGCTACAAATTGAATAAAGTAAAAAGAATAATTTCTTATATTGAACAAAAATCATATACCATTACAAATGAGGACTAAGCCCTTATATATGAGTACATAATTATCACGACCCTTACTTAATTTGGGCTTGTTAATGGCATTAAGTGCCTAATTATCCGCAACCATATATAATTGTAACGGAAGCATTTAAGACTGAGGATTTTCCGTAACCATGATTAATATCGACAAATAAGATTCATGCATCTTCCCTCTTTATGGTCTTTTTCCATCCCACTTCTATTTCTTCTTTTTCAGCTAACAAAGTCGGTTCCTTTCCTAGAGAAACTTGAGGGTGTTTCATCTGTGCCTTCTTGAATTCTTTAATTTGTTTAATTGGAAGTTCCATCTGTCACCTTGATAgtagtccacgtgtcatgccttTTTCctaccaatacagatagtccccctgctttGAATATTCTCAATTGAATATTCGAAAAGTGATAAGTATTTAAGGCGGGAATTCCTTGTCGCCGTTTCTCGAGTAATATAATTCCTTTTTTAGAACAGATGTAACATACGTCATGTCCATTTAATGCTCAAGACATGTGTCTCATTATGATTGGTTCtgcatttttttgcatttttagggTTAATATGCGGCTGCATCAGTCACGAAGTGACGGTTCCATGATGACATTTCATAATGATTAACCCTGATGACAGTTACTGCCCTCTATAAATATTTCATCATACTTATTTTTAAAAATCTCTCCCTTTTTCCTTGCATTTATCTTCCTAACTTTTCCTTGTATTTCTTTATCTTTTTCCGACATTTCCTTCATTAAAGATGTCTTCTGCAACACCAGACCCACGTAAAGTGGTTATTATTGATGAACTTGCTCCTTCTACTGTCCCTACTAGGAGTAGGAAAGGTGTCAGACTCCGTAGTTTAGGTTAATTATCTACTCGTAGTTCTACTCCTCAAATTAGTACTGTCAAACCATCTTCCTCTAGGGCTAAAGCTTCCTTAACTCCTAGAACTTCTTCTAAGGGGAAAGATCAGAATGAACCCATGCGTGAGCCTACTATTTCTGAGATTGTCCCTTAGGAGTTTTCTTTCGTTTCAGACAACGAGCTATGAAGAACATGTTTCTTCTATAGCATCTCTTAACCCCGTTGAACATTACACAAGCTTGATTACTCTAGGACATCTTTCTTTGGTTTGACATAAATGCCACTGAAAATCGAACTTTCCAACATTGTTTTCTTGTGTTAATCAAAGAATCACTTTTTACCATGCTGGTTTTTCTTCTGTTTATACCTATCTttttactttagggtttaaaccTCACATCGACCTAGTGGTTATTGAGTTATGTCGCTACTTTAATGTTTATCTTAGTCAAATAGGTCCCATCGTGTGGAGGGCAATCGCTTGCCTTCACTACTTGCCGGGTTTAGTTTTCGCCCCTTTTACCTTCCGTCACTTGCTCCACCTTTACTCTCCAAAATTATTTCGTGAAGGTGTTTTCTTCCTCGTGGCTAGAAGTAAAAGGGTTTTGGTCAGCCCCGAGGTTGATCGTGACCATAGCTGGTCTCGATTTGTTACTGCCCCCAATTATCGATCAGTAGGTGATGAAAACATGTTTTTTCCCAAAAAAAAtagaactttgcacgtaagtattttttttccctctcttttccCTACTTTCCTTGATGTCTTGATTTTCTTTACATGAATGTAATTTTTTTATCAACCGTGGAAGGTTTTGAGGAAATTCCTTACTTCCGTGCTTGGGTAGAAAAAATGTTGACTGTCGTCCCCATGGATAAGAGATCCTGGAAATTTCTTTCACAGAAATTTGGATGGAAAGTGAAGACTCACGGTAACTTTTATCCTCATGGTTTCTTTTCTCTTTACTTGTTCCTTTCTTTTAATGCATATACTTTTTCTCCCCCCTTTTtcattagggttttccttttgTGGCATCAGCCCCGCCTCTGTTTCATCTACAAAGCTTTCTGTAAGCTCTGCACAAGAATAAATTTTAAGCGTATCTTCCTCCAAGAGAAAGACTGTTGAAGCCCATGGGTCCGAAGATGAAGAGGATACTGAAGAAGGTTCCTTAGTGAGGAGAACACGAGTCAAAAGGTGtttgttttctgatgatgaagccCATGTCGCACAAGATCCCCCTTTAATTTCAATTCATTTTACTCTTTTTGATGAACCAGAGAGTGTCCATTTGGATATGCCTGATGAAGATGTTAATAATCTTGATAATCCCCCTtcaagtgtgatgacccaaaaggtcatttcGTAGTTTAGAACCTAATATAGGGTTCTGAGTCCTTCAAgaccctcattttctttctcctcgATTTGCGCACGCAGTCTGGGCGCGTTTCCGGAAAGaccttatgtgaaaatttgagaaaaaatgctaattttgtttttaaatttgaatttaggttgacttcggtcaatattttgggtctGTTCTATGATTTGGGATggtaaaaaaatatgggacttgggcgtatgcccgtaattgaattctgaggtccctaacccgagaaataaatttttgaaagaaattgtttaactgaaaatataagagtttGTGGAAATTTAacgatgtttgaatttgatgatatcgggcccgtattttggttttgagcccggtacaagtttaatatggtatttaagttgtgcctgtaaactttggtaagaaacagaattcatatgacgtgattcgggccctcggttgtgaaaataaaaactttaagagttcttgagatttttctttaattttgatgctaaactaaTAGTTCTagatattattttggcgatttgatcgcacgattaagtctgtatgatatttttaggttggtgtgcatctttggtttggagacccaagggctcgggtgagtttcgaatggtTTCGGGATGTTTGGACTTAAGAACTTCTGTTGTATTGCTGCTTCTAGTGTCTTATattttgttcttcgtgttcgcgatgcaGCTCACGTGAACGCGAAGTACAAGCTGGCTTGGGAAGGGATTTCTTCTACGTGAATGCGAGGCCTTGGTTGCGAACGCGGAGTGCTGGGGGGTttgctcttcgcgaacacgactgGCCACACGCGACTACGTAGTGTAATGGAGGTGGGCTGGGAATCGATCCTTTCTTTTAAGTGAACGCGTACAGCGGTCTACGAACACGAAGGCTAGGGGGCataaccttcgcgaacgcgtggaagATCTCGCGATTGCATAAGCCTAAGGAAGGttgctcttcgcgaacacgacagTGCCCACGCGAACACGATGAACACTGTCACCCAACACTTAAAATAGAATCAGAACGGGGATAAGGccataatttcatattttcaaaaactagaaggcatagaggcgattttcaagagataagttcttccccaaagtgttggtatatgattctaaaccgctttctttcaattacccattgcatttcatcaatttttatCCAAAAAGCTAGGggtttcatggtagaaattggggatttgggtagagttaaggtttttgtataattggaatttggacctcgatttggggtcggatttcgaaactgaTTGCATATTCGGGATCATGGGTATTCGGGTTTcggtctgaacctcgagttttgaccaagcgggcccgggatcgatttttggctttttgggaaaaataatagaaaacctataattaagcattggagttgaattctttagcatttattgatattgttaagttaattatgactagatacaagtgaattggaggcGAAATCTAGAGGGAAaccggtatttgaggcttgagtttggccatGGAATCcaaggtaagtatttggtctaaccttagcttgagggaatatgttttgtgtcttatttgctatgtgttagtgtcgagtacgacgtataagtgaggtgacgagtatctatacgttggtgtcaagtatgcTCGTGAGTATTATACTAAGATTGTTGTGATTTTATTATATATTGGTCATGCCTAAATTGATGATTAGCATTGTGGAACAAGACTTACGAtaaattcttggtaattgacccttatcgagtattggctcaagttgaggtttgttttgtgaagtaactgttgaaactagattggttatagttgattcccttgccgggatgatatGATTTCTActgttgactcccttgccgggatgatattgtttctattgttgactcTATTATTGGGACGATATTGTTTCTTTTGaagtttctattgttgattcccttgctgggatgttatcaTTTcatttgtttgggtgaggaagagtgtaaagcacgaagggtgatgccgtgcatgagaTTGTgagtgagagttaatgcacgaagggtgatgtcgtgtcatattattgaaattaaaagtacgaagggtgatgtcgtgctgttTCTATGATTTCTatagtgaggatgagagtaaaagcacaaagggtgatgccgtacacttATTTCTGTGTTATCATTTCCGTTGCTTCTAGCTTGATATTTACTTGTCGTTTTACTTTATCATTGTCATAACCTGATATCCCTCCCAGCATGTTTCCCTTTTTCTCGTCTTATTCTGTTTAATTCTTGTTATTATtgcttctcgtatatgatttaattgcaaaggtttatatggttgtcatgtcctagcctcgtcactacttcaccgaggttagtctcgacacttaccagtatatggggtcggttgtactgatactacactctgtacttttTGTGTAGATCCTGGTACTGGACCCTATAGACCGTAgttcgaggttgctgccttcagtccagtggagaCCCGATGTAGTCCTGCAAGCATCCGCAGGCCTTGCGTCCCCTTCTATCATATTTCCTTTCTGTTTTATCTATTTCTGAAATAGATTTGTATTTTCTTGTTTagaccactatttgtagtattcgtagatagtctgtgaaattatgacaccagttctaggtggaGTTTTATTATGAATTTCGTATTAGTATTTAGTTAAACTATTAAATTATGTACTTTCGCATTTTGTTTTTCCGCTGattttcttatatcatctggtaaattgttaaagataaaggaaaaaggtaaaaCAATCAAAAACATTGGTTTGCCTAACGGGTTCAATATTAGatgccatcacggtcccgacgatGGAAAATTtgtgtcgtgacaagttggtatcatagctctaggtttCTCAAGTCTCACAAtttacggacaagcttagtagagtctgagggatcgatacaGAGACTTCTGtgtttatccccagaggctatggagttaggaacaatttcacttctattcatctctgtcgtgcagtttgatttctcaatgctaattgaacttctactatgttctttcgcagatggcgagaacacgtgcttctttATCCgttgatcagcagcccgagcaaccagtggcagctcctacatggggcagaggacgaggccgaggccgtgctagaggccgaagcAGGGGAAGAGCTCAGCCCAAAGCAGCAGCACTAGTGACgaagcctcaggtagagtttgaggaacaggctccagcccagaccattccagcagggccagctcaggttccagaAGGTTCATCGCTACCTCGGTACTCCAGGatactctggtccgtctagtgggccttatggagagtgtcacccaggcaggcttaCTTCTTGTAgaaccagccatctctcaggccgggggaggagcacagactcccgctactcgcactccggagcagatggctcctcagtttcagactccagcaactcAGCCTGTTAgggtagttcagccgggtattatagctcagaCTAGTGATGGAGCTGCTATATTTGCTGATGCTCTGTGGatgttggacaggttcaccaagcttttcactactacctatggcggtacatctttagaggatccccaggactatttggacagctgtcatgaggttctacggaacatggggatagtggagaccaatgaggtcgactttgctgcttttcgtctatCAGATtttgccaagacttggtggagagattattgtttggctagaccagctgggtcaccggctttgacttgggaccagttctctcagttatttctgtatttcttcctatcacttagagggaggactatcgaaggcagtttgagcatctccattagggttctatgaccgtcactcagtatgagaccagatttattaCCTTGGTCCAtcatgctcttattatacttcccaccgagagagagagagagagagagggtgatgaggtttattgagggactagctcagcctatcagattgcagatggctaagaagACAGGcggtgagatttctttccaggatgcaaccaatgtggccaggcgagTTGAGATAGTTCTATTACAGGGGAGTtatcaggggtctgacaagaggccccgtcattctagcaggttcagtggtgcctcatctcgAGGctgggattcttttggtaggggctatcctcccaggccgtttcactcagcactttaggcttctcatggtgctctaggtggtcatggttctcatatgcagtattctgatcagttgccctacagtgcaccactaaCTCCTATCAATGCACCTCTGCTCCAAAGTTATCAtggtggttactcaggccgtcagggtcagtttcagggtcaacagtctcagcagccgaggtcttgttatacatgtggttaTCCAAGGCACATTGatagatttttccctcgagcatcgagcaattCTCAACATCAAGGTTCTTGTGCCATGGTTTCGACAACGGGTGTTCCACCGCctactcagctagctagaggtaggggtcgaggTGTTAGAGATGGAgttcaggccattagaggtggaggtcaggccattagaggtggaggtcaggtagcTAGAGGTGGATGCCAGCTAGCAGGAGGCTATctcagagatgtagttcagggtggtgggtcccagccccgatgttatgctttcccagctagGCTTGAGGCTAAAGCATCCGATgtcgttatcacaggtacggttttagtttgtagcagagatgcttcagttctatttgacccagggtctacatactcttatgtgtctacttatttttcttcatatttggttgtgcctcataATTCTTTAAGTGATCACAtttatgtatctacaccggtgggtgattctactatggtagatcgtgtttatcgtGCTTGCATGGTCGTTATTAGGGGTCCTGAGACCTATATaaatctcctacttctcgatatggtagactTCAATATcattttagggatggattggttatccccttatcatgatatattggactgtcatgctaagactgtgaccttagcattACCGGGGTTGCCTTgcttggagtggagagggactcctggtcattctaccaacaaggttatctcatatatgaaggctcgatgtatggttgataagggatgtttggcctatttggcgtatgttcgtgattctactgctgaggttccttctatggattctatgcccgttgttcgtgactttctagaggtatttccttcagacctgtcagGGATGcgacccgatagggatattgacttttgcattgatttagctccgggcacttagcccatttctattctgccatattgtatggccctgccagagttgaaagaattgaaaaaacagttgcaggacttgcttgataaaggctttattagagttagtgtctcaccttggggtacaccagtgttgtttgttaagaagaaggatggttcgattaggatgtgcatagattatcggtagttaaacaaagtcaccatcaagaacaagtatctattgccgaggattgatgatttttttgatcAGCTTGAGGGTGCCaatgtatttttgaagattgatttgaggtttggCTACCATcatttgaggattagggcatctgatgtccctaagatagcttttcacactcggtacgggcattatgagttcttagtgatgtcatacgggttgacaaatgccctagcaactttcatggatttcatgaatcgagtgttcaagccttatttgtattccttcatgattgtctttattgatgatattttgatctattcccgcagccgggaggagcacgagcagcatcttcaaGTTGTTCTTAAAACTCTAAGAGACAGTCAGTTGTTGcaaagttttcaaagtgtgagttttggttgagttcagtagcattcctgggtcacgttgtattagcagagggtattcaggtggatcctaagaagattgtagcagtcaaggactggcctagacccacatcagtgATAGacatccagagtttcttgggtttggtgggctattaccatcggtttgtggaggggttttcatctattgcagccccgataaccaggttgacctagaaggttacccagtttaggtggtcggacaagtgtgaggcgagctttcagaagctcaagacaactttgactattggtattgcctacagttcagggccatatacagtgtattgtaatgcatctcgtattggacttggtgcggtgttgaggcaaaatggcaaggttattgtatatgctttgcagtagttgaagattcatgaaaagaattatctagttcatgatttggagctagcagccattgttcacgcgctgatgATATGGttgcattatttatatggtgtgtcgtgtgaggtgttcatgaatcataagagtttgcagtatttgttcaagaagaaggagatAAATATGAGGCAGAGAAGgcggttggagctattgaaggactatgatatcaccatcttgtatcattcagggaaggccaatgtagtggccgatgctt
Proteins encoded in this window:
- the LOC104240795 gene encoding short-chain dehydrogenase reductase 3b-like, which gives rise to MANKLRLEGKVAVITGAASGIGETTARLFVEHGARVVIADIQDELGHQVVASIGTDKASYRHCDVTDEKQVEDTVVYAVEKYGTLDIMFSNAGTLGTLGTILDMDMTVFDRTMAINARGSALAVKHAARVMVTKKIQGSIICTASLEAILAGAAPLAYVASKHAILGVVKAAARELGQHGIRVNCVSPYGIATPMVCKTFGGDAAPIEASISGNANLKGITLSTKHIAEAALFLASDESAYVSAHNLAVDGGLSSIMKLD